In Solimonas sp. K1W22B-7, the DNA window TGAGGAACTCGAAGTCGGACTGGACGCGCGAGTGCTCGTTGAAGTGCACCACAAACAGCGTCTCCTCCGGCAGCGGGATCTCGCGCACCACGAAGGGGTTGCTGGTGTCCACCAGCGGCACGCGCTGGAAGTTGATGTCGGTGCGCGAGAACTGCGGCGTGATGTGATTCACGTAGTCCGGCAGGCGGCGCAAGATCGTGGCGGTGACCTCTTCCGTGCGGTAGCCGCGCTCGGCGGTGTCGCGGTTGATCTTCTGGATCCATTCCAGGTTGATCACCGGCGTCACGCCGATCAGCAGGTCCATGCAGCCGGCGACGTTGACGTCGTCGCTGGCGAAACCGCCATGCAGACCTTCGTAGAACAGCACGTCGGTGTCGGACGGCAGGCGCTCCCAGGGCGTGAAGGTGCCCGAGGGTTGGCCAGCGTCGATCGCCTCGGCGTCGGTATGCAGGTAGTGGCGCGTCCAGCCGGTGCCGCGCTCGGAATACTCGCGCAGCGTGGCTTCCAGCCGCTCCAGCAGATTGGCGGCGGGACCGAACAGCGAGAAGTGCTCACCGCGGATACGCGCGCGCTCCAGCGCCTGCCGCACCTGGGAGCGGTCATAGGCGTGGAAGGCGTCACCCTCGATCACCGCCGGGCGCAGGCCCAGCTGATCGAAGATGCCCTCCATCACGCGCGTGGCCGTGCTGGTGCCCGCACCGCTGGAGCCGGTGACGCCGATG includes these proteins:
- a CDS encoding phosphoribulokinase, which codes for MSAKHPIIGVTGSSGAGTSTATRVMEGIFDQLGLRPAVIEGDAFHAYDRSQVRQALERARIRGEHFSLFGPAANLLERLEATLREYSERGTGWTRHYLHTDAEAIDAGQPSGTFTPWERLPSDTDVLFYEGLHGGFASDDVNVAGCMDLLIGVTPVINLEWIQKINRDTAERGYRTEEVTATILRRLPDYVNHITPQFSRTDINFQRVPLVDTSNPFVVREIPLPEETLFVVHFNEHSRVQSDFEFLKRELPGTFRSHEQTLVVPGPLQAQAMELILRPAIEQLARRRAEALRDAA